The following nucleotide sequence is from Populus trichocarpa isolate Nisqually-1 chromosome 11, P.trichocarpa_v4.1, whole genome shotgun sequence.
atttctatatatatttgacCTTGATGAAAATGGCCAGTTCTATATATGACCTTTAACCTTTTCTCCTGGCATGAATATATAATCAGGAGGCCTGATCAGGCAACTTCCCTCACCCCCAGAATGAGGACTCATCGGGATTCATAGAGAGTTATTGATGAGTTTCATTTCCAAGGAATTTTTAGTCTTCCATAGTACTGCTGACAGGTTTAAATGTTGCCTAGTTTCTTGGCCCAATAGAAGCCTGTTTCATTAGTCTCCAGGTTCATGCATGGTGGTTTCGTATTTGGACATTTAATCAATTCTCCACCCAAACCAGGTTATGTGGCATGAAGCAGGAGAATGATCCTTCTTTTAAATTACTTTCAAAGATCACTAATATCAAGAGAAAATCTGCCAGTTTTGACATGACCATCCATTTATATATAGAACATCCACGCATAGCAAATAATTGAAGAACCAGGCCTTGTAATTCCTCAGCAAGTGTGGACAAGATATGGAGTAGAGAATCAATTTTCCAAGGATAAATTACCTTTCTAAGAAAATCACCCTTGATTGGTTTCTTCAGATGGCATGTTCCATTGTCCGAGAAGGATGTGTTCTATCGAGGACAATAATAAATTCTGGGGTTATTGCGTAAAATGTCGATAATTCTTTGACTTCTCACATACGCTAAGCTTACTGTATCTGGATCATGTTGCTGTCACCCCAGACATGAAGAAAACCTGCAGGGGGAGAGGCTATCCTGTCAAAGAATTTGCCAAGCAGAAAAGGGTGGTGCCTCCTAGTGTGTGCTTCTACTCCATGGAGGATTGTTCATGCATACAAGGCCCAAATCAACTAGGAACGTTGTTAATTAGTCTTATCTATCTTATATTAGGTTCATGCTCAGAATAATATTAAACCATACTGGCAGCAGACCCAAAGGCTCTGAGGCATatgcaggaaaagaaaaaaaaacccttcccGAGCTGATAGTATTTTATGACGAGTACTGCTATAATGCTTTATCCATTTCTCTTCATCTTCTACTTTACTGTCCCTTTCCATTTGCCCTTCCCACCTGTCCATGTTGTGATTAGCTCTCTGCACCAACCAATTCAAATTGGCTCACTGTGCTAACCATTTCCAATCGGTTCTGCTAGGTTTTCTACACCAACCATTCCACCTGGCTTTCCTTGCCTTTGAAAATGGTTAACCTACCCACAAAGTAAATTGTTAAGAGATTAAGAGGGCTGAGGCACCTACGCTCAGTTGCTCACTGTTGGATGCAGGATTTTTATATCCTGTGGGATTTAGGTCTCCTGGCTCTCTGCCCCGGTGGACCATGGCTACTCAACTCTCACCAAATTTCATGCGCATGGTAGGATATGTTGAACCATTTATTGGACAGTTTGCAGTATTGGCCATCTTGCTCTACTGTTTCTATGGCGAGAAAACATAGAGTGGATATAGGTGCCGAAAGGGTTCTGCCTGTGGTGATATCCTAGATACTCCGGCCTCATTTATCCTTTCTTATGGTCCACCGCCTGAAAGCTGATACACCCATTTAGCCAACTGAACTAGTCTGGCTGGTGGCTACTTGGCTGGTCATGCACGAGATATTTGTTATGGATAGCCTCCGAACCTTGTGAGTTGTGTGCCAATATCATACATAAgttctcttcaattttttttttttaatgattaactTAGATATGGGACCAGCTTGTACatacctcgattaatcttacggaccctgaaattaacaattatgtAAACCTCTATTGACCCTGAGGGGACTCAAACTCATAACCATTGAGGAGCAAACCTAAAACCTGACTAGTTGAACTATTTCTCATGATTcccttttttaagtttttgcttCACCTGTTGGGAGTGTTATTACAACGGTATgcgttttttaagatttttttttattataaatatattaaaataatatttttttaaaaaattatttttaacacaaatatattaaaacaattcaaaaccttaaaaaaaattaatttaaaaacaaaatttaaaacttttaaaagcaCAATTGAATTATACTTTCAAATATCctattaatcataaaaaaaaaatcacagaaaaTTAATGTAGTGTTTGTTGTCTCATGAATAGTGAATTCtctaaatcattattttaaataacttaaaattcaaacaataaaataaactacatAAAAAAGCACAAAgtatttgtatttctttctaTAATCTGTTTTATCGAAGATTTTAGTAAATTCATGTGTCTTAggataaatttaaattacatgATTTTCATACTAATATGTTTTATCATCTTCTCTCTctatgattaaaatatttttaagaaaacagaGCTGCTGATGTTAGTTGTTACCACAACAACAATCATGGAAACGGATGCATTCTACTAAAATTGAAAGCATAAGCAATTATTAACCATTAAGGCATTAACCCAAAAAGAAGAACTCAAAGTTGGTCCCACTGAATCATCATTGTTATGCAATGCAACGCTCATCCAACTCCACGACACAAAGCCAAAAGTAAATTCTGTCATCCTCGACCAGCGCTCTTTCTTTCTCcactgtaataataataaaaaaaaccagaccTTTTGGAGCTCAGTGTCTCTCCTTTCACGAGCTTTCTCTGCACTTGGTAAAAAGTTTAGGGTTCTCTTGTCTCTCTTCACCACCAAAGCCAAAAGATGTTTATCCTCTCTTGCGAATCGTTCTTTTAAAGAAACCCATTTTACCATGTCTTGCCGTAAACCCATTTTTGTGGTCTTTTCTTAGCTTTTAGCCCTCTATCATGTGAACCTCACCAAACCCAGCTGTACCTAGttgttgtttcttcttcttcttcttactaAAGTCTGAATCTTTCTAgctattttcaaagtttttgggATCTAATTGGCTTTCTTATGACACCCCAATACAGTTACTGTTAACttctagctcttttttttttctttctctttagcCTTATTAAGTTATGTTCAGTCTTAAGAGAGAGGAGACAGATAAAGACATTAGTGTCAAAAATAAAGGAGGAGAATAATTCGGGTTCTTCTTGCTTTTTTGAAAACGATCATGTGAAGCAAAATTTAGTGTTGAACGTGATGGATTTTAGTGTTTTCTCATGAGGGTCTCTCTCCTTTTCAACTCTCACTGCTAAAAGGAGAACCTTCAATTCACTGATTTCTATTTGCAACCTCAAGAAACCTGTGAAGCTTCCCTGATCGAGGCTGCTTTTTGGTAGTTTTGGTAGATCAAGCCTCTCTCACTATGGatagcatttattttttagcttcgCATTGTGTGAGGGGTAGAGGATGTTGAGGTAATATCAATGGAGATATGAACAGACTGTAGTGAAGATCTAGATGCTTGTTTAAGTTGTGggttgtgtttatttgtttctttgtgGAGTTGGTTATATAGTTACTAGTTTGATAATGGAGGATATTGGGCTGGTTAAGCGTGGGCGGAAATGGCTGCAAACGCAGAAACATGCCTATTGGCGGGCGAAAACTACAGTGGGGTGTTGGCGGGACAAGATTGGTATGTTTATAGAGAGGCATTGGCCTATGGTGTGCAATGGATGTGCAAGATTTGGAAGATTGATGCGTTTGTTGTTGATTTATTGGAAAGATTGTGTTGTGAGGGGTTTTAATTCAGTTATCAAATTGGGTTCGGCGGCTTTGCTTCTTATAATGTGGAGTTGCTTTCTTAGTCTCACTTCAATGTCTTCCTTGCTTTATGTACTACTTTGTATggtatgttttcttatttttagccATTTAACTTTTCTTGTTGTATGCACCTGATTCTTATTCTGATCATGTCGCTATCatttcttcttggtttttttgtttttcccctTATTTTTGTGATCCGATTGTTTTGAATCTGCATTTCTGATTCATCAATGTTTGAGTTGAATTTATGGTGTTCACATTTATTTGTGGCATATTCTAGTTGTGGGTAATTAAACTTGAAAGTCAGGTGGAGGGCGATTAAAATCGTTCATGACAACGTGGAgatcaatttagtttttgtgTAATGCGAAGTTATGGACTGTCTGCTCTGATGATACCAATCGTGGAGCTAGTCTGTGGACAAATATGGTATAAGCTCTCATGGGTTTTACATGAAACGAAATTAGCATTAATGAACTGGATCCTGAAAAGGCTGAGAACTTGACCATGAATCCAACATACTTGCCAAATCACCAATTTGGCAAGCAACTCCAGTGATGCAGTATTCAGAACTCTTAAAGACTGAAATTCACCAGAAGAAGAGAgattatagaagaaaaaatttaagtttaagCACAGTTCTCAATACtcggttaaaaaataataattacttgtTAAATTGAAGTCTTAGAGAGGTTTTTGTGCAAATAATGGAGATAACaagtaataaatttaaaattgtagtTATAGATAAACCAGCAGTTCCCAGACTGATAAGAACTGTGATCTCCTTTCTGGAAGTCCACAATCCTTAGAAATTCTAGACATTGTATTCAGCAAATAGTGAGAAATTATAATCCAAATTGTAGAGTTATTGGAAATTTATGTTCATAGGTTTAGTGTCTGAAGCTCCTGATGTCGTATGGTTCTAATTTGTGCGAAATTCATTTATTCTCTTGGGAGAGAATGGTAAAGCTTAATGCTTTGGTGATGTTTTATGTTTACAACCTTCTCATTGGTCCACGTCCATTGCAAAGAAAGGGCCTGCTGATAGAGTTGGTCGGGGAGATGATATTAGCTATCTGGTCTGAGAGACACCTGGCCCTTTAGCTGCCCCTCTTAAAAACCATTACTTAATAAATCTTTCTTGCGCTAAATATGCTGATGACATACTACTGGGAACTGCTGTTGCTGAGAACTGCTACATCATTTAGTTCTAAATTAGCCCAcaatccttctttttttttttctttttttttttcctttcttgggGGAAAATGATAGATCTTAACGCTGTGTTTGTGTATTTTATGTTTGCAACCTTCTTATTGGACCACTTTCAGCCTTTCGATTGCTTCCATGCATTTGCAATTTTGACCATTAGCATTTGTGTTCATTTATAATCGTGGATCTCAAACTTATTAAagcttattatgaaaatatcacTATAAAGTTGTTTGAGTTGATAGGATTTCTAGAAATCAACAGGGTCTATAGATACATTGGCTTTGTCAGGGATTATAATTCTAGAAATCAACAGGGTCTATAGATACATTGGCTTTGTCAGGGATTATAATTCaagtgaatattttaaaattgaaatttcattaAATGCCACTGACGGTGGCTTCAACATTTCAGGGAGCTGCGGGAGCTGCTGTTCAGTATTTGGGCTACACTCCTGGACTTTTTATTGTAGGACTGTttgctattttaattttatggatgTATGCTAACTTTTTGATAACTGGAACATTATTTATAGTTGGAGGTAAGTTTAGTTACTAGTGCAAGTAGATgctctttttttcaaattctataTATCTGTAGAACTTTCGGGGAATCTAATtctgttttttatgaaattacaGGTTATTTGTTCTCTCAAAATCATGCACGGCTAGTAGTCTTAATGGCGACTATATATGCTATTTATTGTGTGAAAGTTCGAGTTGGATGGCATGGTGTTTTCCTATCAATAAACCTAACATTTTTCTCAAACGATATTTTAAATTTCCTGCTTCAATGGTGTGATAATGTCAGGGAAAGCACCCAATTTGAAGAACACAAGGAAACTGAAACAGTTCTGGAAGATGAGTTTTTTTCTGAGGAATGTGAATTCTCGATTCCTGCTGATGAATCTGAGAAGGTGCAGTCATGCAAATCATCTAGCAAACCAGCTGCAAGCGCGTCTGTTGTGAATAACCAAAAAGAGTCTTCTGCTAGAAAAGTAGttgtagaagaagaaacaaGCTCAGCTGATGAGATGAAAAGAATATTAGATAGTGGAGGTCATTATGAAGCACTGGGATTTCCTCGCCACAAGCGAATTGATGTTGCAATTTTGAAGAAGGAATACCGGAAAAAGGCAAGTTCCACTTTTGTTCTAAACTGAAATACTAGTAAccattttaattgatttgttctAGTGTTCTCACTCTGAGATGCGAAAGTGTTTGGGAAAGTTGATCTGGTTGGATCATTTCTCAAAAGTTTTGCATCTTATTGATTGTTCTGTGCAAGTAAATGAGATACCAAAACAATCTCACCAGGTATCTAAAATGGTCACAGTAAACAAAAAGAACCTAAATATCAGAATACTACATTAGGACTCTTAATGTATCACAAAAACCATTATGTTCAGCTTGCAGTAAAAAGGCTTGCAAGAGAGAAAAGTTAGGGGCGGTACAATAACCCGTCATTTTTTGTTACTTAATATTTCATAGAATTCATATCAGGCATGCCAGGGACCTGTCCCTTGATTGGCCAAGAAAGCTGCTTGTTGATTTTGCATGGTTGTGTTCATGGCTGGTTAAAATGCCAATGAGATATTTGAATTGCTGTGCATGGGTGGAACTAGCTTATGCCCTGCCCAAGCTTTGAGGAAGTCTTAAATCATCCTGTTAGTACATTTTCCCTCCAATCCCACcctccaaaagaaaaatatatgttttcagGTCCCTCTTGTTTTCATGCTAGcccttgtatttttaaaatctagttCCGTCTCCTAATATTTATGTTGTGGAGTGGTGTCAGGTTGTTCTTGATGTATAAATCTATTATGTTTGTGTGAATGTAACATTACCCCCTTGCCCcatgggaaaagaaaaggtagggGGGATGAGTGAATGGGGTTTCTGATTTTCTCTTTATCCTTTAAAATATGCAGGCCATGCTTGTCCATCCTGATAAAAATATGGGAAGCCCTTTAGCAAGTGAATCATTTAAGAAACTTCAATGTGCTTATGAGGTAAGCATCCTTCTctgtcctctctctctctctctctcaagaaaGTTAGGGGAGATGAAACATAACAAATTTAAGAATGTGTTGATTTGTGTCCTATTGACTGACCACAATGATACAATGTCCAGGTTTTGTCTGATTCTGTGAAGAAGAGGGACTATGATGAGCAATTGAGAAAGGAAGAATCTAGGAGTAGGAGTGTATGCGAGAAATCCCATAGTACTTCACGTCAGGTAATTTATGTGGTATTGCTTGCCGATGTATTTTTCAGCCTTGTGGTCaatatttggaattttttgttcTCCAATTATCATTGATGTGAAATTCCtgactaaaagaaaaaaagaagtaaaagaataaaacaaccATTTGTGGAGACTGACTGTTAGTGTTCCCCACATGGAATCTTGTTTTCATGTTCACAGTTCATTGATGCATTTTTATCATGTGCAATGAGTTGTGAATACTGTCTTTTCATGTCTGGGGAGTCATTGCTTGGTGCAATGGCTTATCTTTGACTTGCTGCCATTGTGGGTTCAAGTTTGATTCCTGAGAGCGGTTACTTCTTGCAAAATGGTGAAAGTAGGCTTATCCAGATTTCCACCCCAGGACTACACTTCGATGGAACCAGAGGATAATGATATGTGTTTTTGTTTGAGAAAGCATCAATTGAGGTGCAATTTATTACAAACTTGAAAGTATCGTTTACAAGGATTTTTATGTTTCACTTGGCACTTTTGTAGGTTGTTTATTTCTGAGGTAGAATGGagatcaaataattaaattgtgaaCTCTAGGATCATGAGCTTGCATTAGTTGTAAAATGGCAAGGCATTGTAAGATCGGTCAAAGTAGTAATAGGTGTGTTTAATCTGGGAAACCTGCCTCCTAAGTCCAAGCCCACATGCTATGTATGGCAGTTATGTGCAGCTGAATGCTGAACTGATTCATATGATTCTGAGTTAAATCActgataataaataatatcactGATTGCGACATTTTCTAATCTTATTACTGTTATAAGCAGGATAATTCAGATTACTGCTCTGAGGAATCGAGGTGGATACATTGCACCAAGTGTGGCAATTCACATATATGGGTGTGTACTAATAGGAATAAGGCCAAGGCAAGATGGTGCCAGGTTGGTTTTCTGATTCTCTTTCCAACTCTGTATTTCATCtttctaaatttataaattagaattaatttttgctTCAGGATTGCCGCCAATATCATCAAGCCAAGGATGGAGATGGATGGGTTGAATATAAAGGCTCATTGATCTTTGACAAGCCTCAGAAGGTACATTCCTCGTGATTACTCATTATTTCATCTATGTTTCAGTAAGCATGTCCGTTAATTCTTCAAAATCATGTGATCTTATTTTGTGAATGTGGTTTTGGTGATCTGAACGTTCCTTGTGATTACTCATTATTTCATCTGTGTTTCAGTAAATATGTCTGATAATTCGACAGAGTCATCTGATCTTATCTTGTGAATGTGCTTTTGGTGATCTGCCATCTGTCAACTATTCATTATGCTAAGCATTTTCAGTTCCTGTTTTTTAGATGGAAATTCCGCGTGCATTTGTTTGTGGTGAGAGCAAAATCTTTGATGTATCAGAATGGGCTATTTGCCAGGTCTGTAGTTCTTTTTCCATGGGCATGCGctgattttgtttcttttcaatatgcCATTTGAACCTTGCTgagtagaaaaaaagaagtattaCAATTAATGACTACAAAATCAGTTGTGGTAATGACCACGGTGGTTCTGATCTGTGAAATTTACAGTTCCAAGCTAATTTGCCAATCTGAACTTGGGGCTATATAAGACATTAATTAGGGTGCAGGACAACTTTAGTGGAAGTTGTAGACGGCTGTTTTAGGGTTACGGCTGTGAAATATATTGATCTAGGGGCTGCACTtcattcataatatattttcatgcagAAATTGAAAGGATAAAAGCATACTACTAACCATAGACTTGGGCTCTTAAATAAGAAAtgtataacttttttaatttttactaggAAAGAGAAACCTAAATCTTGTTATTCCTAAATTGCTAGAAAGTATATCTCTTTGCAGGAAAATTACTGAATTTTCTAACTGCCTGTGTAGGCAGCATCAAATAGCCTcgataaaaacaaaactgttGAATCCAAATCCTAGGGTAATGGATTTTTTGAGATAGCTGGTTTTAATTTCTCTGATATGCTTTctgaaaattaaagagagagcAATTAGACATGGCAAAAAATCAGCCGCTTGCTGCTCTTTCCTCTTTGTTAGATTCCCACCTGGGAGATAGTCAGATTAGAAGATCCTATGATCCAGCAAAGAGTACCTTGCCTTGTCGGCATTATTTCAAACCATTTTCTCATACTGTAGACTTTCggttaatttcattatttcctATCTTCATTAATGGAAATGATTGATGACCGGATCTTTCAATTCCTCATGGCAGTCGCATCAGTGGTGCCTATAACATGTACGTTGACTGAATTAATTATAATCAGATTATCAGTTATAATCCAATATTCTAAATCATTAAAACTCTTTACAGGGGATGCTATGCAGGCCCAACACCCATAGGCCAAGCTTCCATGTAAACATGGTTGGCTTGGAGAAGACAAAATGGTCCAACTCAAGCAAATATCCATGGGATTTGGATGCTGAAATGATGGAtgagaaggaagaagaatttGAGGTGAGGCTTCAGCAGGCTTTTGGCCGTTTTTGTGAGACCTCCAAACGTAGAAAGAGTTGGAGTCCTTTTAAGTTGCCccaaaagaaagggaagaagcAATGGCGAAGAACATCAACTTGAATGAATTCCCATTGCAACCAAATGGAACTGTGCTTTTGTTCCCCTGTTGTGGGGGTGATTGGTTTGGATCGAGATCACCTGTTTCACCAATGGAATGTGATTTGGTGATTCCAGCAAAGCCAAATTTGAGGAATTGAGCTGGGTTTTAGAgtctaaacaaaaaaagacagATGGGTTTTGGGTGTAATTTTCAAGCTTGTAACAGGCAGTTACCTTGCAGCATGCGACTTGTCATAGGTTCTGTCAATGTCAGAATAACCCCCATCCCatcaaaggaagaaaaaatcaagatacaTTTTGCACAAGCAGCACATAATGTTAGCCTTTTTGCactaattttcaatattttgtacatataatattcaatttcaataaatttctcATTTACTTAAGATGCTGCTTTCATGCTGTTTATTTAAGAATGagaatgatcaaaatatttttccctTTATCATTCAAGAGCAATCTTTGTCAACAAATTATCAATTCTAGATGCATTATTCAACAAATTCTCTTTTCACCCTTTCCCAATCATCAACTATCATTTCCAAAGGAGTGTGAAACATCTAGGACCATAGATGCAACTCATttggaattaaaaaatgttatgaaATTGCTcacaattcaagatttttggtAACTTGATCACATTGGATCAGACAGAGAAACCAAATGTGTAATTGAGTGAGAGAAGGGAAGTAAATGAGGGAGATAGcgaggagaagagagaaaaagagggaGATTCCAAACCCTTGTgcaattatttattaacattaCAGGAATTTGTCCATTTGCAACAGAATAGCAAAACTGTGTACCTGTGTGTATAAGGGATGGTTATAAAATTTACAAgcctagaaaaagaaaataaaaaaaatggaataaaatatATGCAATCGGAATTTTTCTCACATTGAAGTTCAAATGCTCCAATCATACATCGCAGTAAAAGCGTCATGGTCGTGCTTGATGAGTTTTGTGATGACAGGATCGAAATTTCCTGCATCTCTGATTTGCAAGATGCCTAAAAGGATGTCGTAGCAGATGCTTTAGTCTTGGAGAGTACTCATACTTTGAGGTTCATGAAATCCAGAAGTTCAAATGCTCCGACCATATAACCCAGTCAAAGTTGTAGGAGTTGCAGTTGATGAGTTTTCTGATGACAAGATCGAACTGTCCAGCATCTCTGATCCagaaaatgcattaaaagaTGTTGTAGCAGATGCTTTGGTGTTGAAGGGTGCTCGTACTTTGAGGTCCATGAAATCAGAAATTAGGCCTGGCTTCATTATCTTACTCTCATCAAGGTCCTTCTGGCCAGTCAGCATTCTGACTACGGTAGACATGGAAGGCCGAAGCTTTGGATTATCTTGGGTGCAGAGTAGACCGATTTTTAGAAACCTACAAGCCTCCTCAGCATCAAAGTCACCATCTAATGCCGTATCCACCAGAGCAACCAGCTCCCTTCGCTCATAAAGATCCCAAGCCTGCAACAGTAGAGCCAATTATCAAGTCAGCTTGTGGCCCCAAGTGTGAGTTAATCCTGATTGTTGGTTATTTATGTAAATGCATTCTCTACGTAAATGTTGGataccaagaaaaatgattgatGAAAGCAAGCACCATAATCCTCACACCATCAACTAATAGCATTGACATTTCACATTTCAATTACAATTTTCTAACATGGCAGCAAGAACTCGAGATTCATA
It contains:
- the LOC7482989 gene encoding uncharacterized protein LOC7482989 isoform X1 — encoded protein: MEDIGLVKRGRKWLQTQKHAYWRAKTTVGCWRDKIGMFIERHWPMVCNGCARFGRLMRLLLIYWKDCVVRGFNSVIKLGSAALLLIMWSCFLSLTSMSSLLYVLLCMGAAGAAVQYLGYTPGLFIVGLFAILILWMYANFLITGTLFIVGGYLFSQNHARLVVLMATIYAIYCVKVRVGWHGVFLSINLTFFSNDILNFLLQWCDNVRESTQFEEHKETETVLEDEFFSEECEFSIPADESEKVQSCKSSSKPAASASVVNNQKESSARKVVVEEETSSADEMKRILDSGGHYEALGFPRHKRIDVAILKKEYRKKAMLVHPDKNMGSPLASESFKKLQCAYEVLSDSVKKRDYDEQLRKEESRSRSVCEKSHSTSRQDNSDYCSEESRWIHCTKCGNSHIWVCTNRNKAKARWCQDCRQYHQAKDGDGWVEYKGSLIFDKPQKMEIPRAFVCGESKIFDVSEWAICQGMLCRPNTHRPSFHVNMVGLEKTKWSNSSKYPWDLDAEMMDEKEEEFEVRLQQAFGRFCETSKRRKSWSPFKLPQKKGKKQWRRTST
- the LOC7482989 gene encoding uncharacterized protein LOC7482989 isoform X2 codes for the protein MEDIGLVKRGRKWLQTQKHAYWRAKTTVGCWRDKIGMFIERHWPMVCNGCARFGRLMRLLLIYWKDCVVRGFNSVIKLGSAALLLIMWSCFLSLTSMSSLLYVLLCMGAAGAAVQYLGYTPGLFIVGLFAILILWMYANFLITGTLFIVGGYLFSQNHARLVVLMATIYAIYCVKVRVGWHGVFLSINLTFFSNDILNFLLQWCDNVRESTQFEEHKETETVLEDEFFSEECEFSIPADESEKVQSCKSSSKPAASASVVNNQKESSARKVVVEEETSSADEMKRILDSGGHYEALGFPRHKRIDVAILKKEYRKKAMLVHPDKNMGSPLASESFKKLQCAYEVLSDSVKKRDYDEQLRKEESRSRSVCEKSHSTSRQDNSDYCSEESRWIHCTKCGNSHIWVCTNRNKAKARWCQDCRQYHQAKDGDGWVEYKGSLIFDKPQKGMLCRPNTHRPSFHVNMVGLEKTKWSNSSKYPWDLDAEMMDEKEEEFEVRLQQAFGRFCETSKRRKSWSPFKLPQKKGKKQWRRTST